Proteins encoded in a region of the Metamycoplasma alkalescens genome:
- the rplE gene encoding 50S ribosomal protein L5, translated as MPKLELEKKYLELVRPELIKEFGYSSIMQAPRLQKIVINMTAGNEVSNSKAIEEVMVELSQITGQKPYQTVAKKSLASWKLREGMPMGGKVTLRREKMWSFLTKLINVALPRVRDFNGTSLKSFDGRGNYAIGIKEEIIFPEISFDKIRKLKGMDIIFVTTATSDKEAFALLKKLGIPFAKANN; from the coding sequence ATGCCAAAATTAGAATTAGAAAAAAAATATTTAGAATTGGTTCGTCCAGAACTAATCAAAGAATTTGGTTATTCATCAATTATGCAAGCTCCACGTTTACAAAAAATCGTTATTAATATGACAGCCGGTAATGAAGTATCAAATTCAAAAGCTATTGAAGAAGTAATGGTTGAATTAAGCCAAATTACAGGGCAAAAACCATACCAAACAGTAGCAAAAAAATCATTGGCTTCTTGAAAATTACGTGAAGGAATGCCAATGGGTGGAAAAGTAACACTAAGACGTGAAAAGATGTGATCATTTTTAACAAAATTAATCAATGTTGCCTTGCCGCGTGTGCGGGACTTTAATGGAACAAGTCTAAAAAGTTTTGATGGACGTGGAAACTATGCAATTGGCATTAAAGAAGAAATCATTTTCCCTGAAATTTCATTTGATAAAATCCGGAAATTAAAAGGTATGGATATTATTTTTGTAACAACTGCAACTTCAGACAAAGAAGCATTTGCATTATTAAAAAAACTTGGAATTCCATTTGCAAAGGCTAATAATTAA
- a CDS encoding type Z 30S ribosomal protein S14: MARKALMVKAERKPKFSARKYTRCQICGRVHAVLRKYKICRICFRELAHEGKIPGVKKASW, from the coding sequence ATGGCAAGAAAAGCATTAATGGTTAAAGCAGAACGTAAACCAAAATTTTCAGCAAGAAAATATACTCGCTGTCAAATTTGTGGGCGTGTTCATGCAGTATTACGTAAATATAAAATTTGTAGAATTTGTTTTAGAGAATTAGCGCATGAAGGAAAAATTCCTGGTGTAAAGAAAGCGAGTTGATAA
- the rpsH gene encoding 30S ribosomal protein S8 encodes MAIITDPIADMFVRIKNAISRKYLEVVIPHSKKKEKILEIFAKEGYINTFEIIVTKKGFKEIKISLKYKGMNQNLSAITDIKKVSKPGLKVYSAADKLPRVLSGYGTAIISTSKGLLTDKEARKASLGGEVIAFIW; translated from the coding sequence ATGGCGATTATTACAGACCCAATAGCAGATATGTTTGTAAGAATTAAGAATGCAATTTCAAGAAAATATTTAGAAGTTGTGATTCCGCATTCAAAAAAGAAAGAAAAAATCTTAGAAATTTTTGCTAAAGAAGGTTACATTAATACATTTGAAATTATTGTGACTAAAAAAGGTTTCAAAGAAATTAAAATATCTTTAAAATATAAAGGCATGAATCAAAATTTATCTGCAATTACTGATATTAAAAAAGTTTCAAAACCAGGTTTAAAAGTATATTCAGCCGCAGATAAATTACCACGTGTTTTAAGTGGATATGGAACAGCGATTATTTCAACTTCAAAAGGATTGTTAACAGATAAAGAAGCAAGAAAAGCTAGCCTAGGTGGCGAAGTTATTGCTTTCATTTGATAA
- the rplF gene encoding 50S ribosomal protein L6 — translation MSRIGKRILTIPKNVEVSLTKNHLIIKGNLGQLEYTFSPLISVVIENNEIKTIRANEDKTTKQLHGTTNAIISNMLIGVSQGYKKEIEIKGVGYKATLKGNEIEVIAGYSHNVLKQIPANLKVEVPKPTNIIISGIDKQAVGQFAAILRDIRRPSPYSGKGIMYKDEVIRRKEGKTAAK, via the coding sequence ATGTCAAGAATTGGTAAACGAATCTTAACAATCCCCAAAAATGTTGAAGTATCACTTACAAAAAATCATTTAATTATTAAAGGTAATTTAGGACAATTAGAATATACATTTTCACCATTAATTTCTGTTGTTATTGAAAATAATGAAATTAAAACAATAAGAGCGAATGAAGATAAAACTACAAAACAACTACATGGTACAACAAATGCAATTATTAGTAATATGCTAATTGGCGTTTCACAAGGTTACAAAAAAGAAATTGAAATTAAAGGTGTTGGTTATAAAGCAACACTAAAAGGGAATGAAATCGAAGTTATTGCAGGTTATTCACATAACGTTTTAAAACAAATTCCAGCCAATTTAAAAGTTGAAGTTCCTAAACCAACAAACATCATTATTTCAGGAATTGATAAACAAGCTGTTGGACAATTTGCAGCGATTTTACGTGATATTAGACGTCCAAGTCCATACTCAGGTAAAGGAATTATGTATAAAGATGAAGTTATTAGACGTAAAGAAGGAAAAACTGCTGCAAAGTAG
- the rplR gene encoding 50S ribosomal protein L18, translated as MLSRNQKRKAKHLKITNKLAKGTSSRPRVVVFKSLHNFYAQAVNDQTHTTIASFSTRQLSEKGNNIEIVKKVAKEFAAKLKQAKISSIVFDRSGYIYHGKLAAFADTLREEGIKF; from the coding sequence ATGTTATCAAGAAATCAAAAACGTAAAGCTAAACATTTGAAAATTACAAATAAATTAGCAAAAGGAACATCATCAAGACCACGTGTTGTTGTTTTCAAATCATTACACAATTTTTATGCACAAGCAGTTAATGACCAAACACATACAACAATCGCTTCATTTTCAACAAGACAATTATCTGAAAAAGGCAACAATATTGAAATCGTAAAAAAAGTTGCAAAAGAATTTGCAGCAAAACTAAAACAAGCCAAAATTTCTTCAATTGTTTTTGATCGTTCAGGTTATATCTACCATGGAAAATTAGCAGCTTTTGCTGATACATTAAGAGAAGAAGGGATTAAATTCTAA
- the rpsE gene encoding 30S ribosomal protein S5: MTDELKKETIKEEAATTKVVLAPKENKNKETTLKQNPERRNSLPKKQFNAQQPVKLYEEKVINIARVTTVVKGGRRFSFSAYVVVGNKKGKVGFGHGKANEVQDAIKKAVKDAQKNIFSVPVVKGTIPHEIKEKFLASKVQLRPAKKGSGIIASNTVRAVVELAGYTDISTKTYGSRTKQNIVHATVNALKKLRTVEEIAKLRDIELDVLLDK; this comes from the coding sequence ATGACTGATGAATTAAAAAAAGAAACAATTAAAGAAGAAGCTGCTACTACTAAAGTAGTTTTGGCACCCAAAGAAAATAAAAACAAAGAAACAACTTTAAAACAAAATCCTGAAAGAAGAAATTCTTTACCAAAAAAACAATTTAATGCCCAACAACCAGTTAAACTATACGAAGAAAAAGTTATTAATATCGCAAGAGTAACAACCGTAGTTAAGGGTGGAAGAAGATTTTCATTCTCAGCTTATGTTGTTGTTGGAAATAAAAAAGGTAAAGTTGGTTTTGGGCATGGCAAAGCAAATGAAGTGCAAGATGCAATCAAAAAAGCCGTTAAAGATGCCCAAAAGAACATTTTTAGTGTTCCAGTTGTTAAAGGCACAATCCCACATGAAATTAAAGAAAAATTCTTAGCTTCAAAAGTGCAATTACGCCCTGCCAAAAAAGGTTCAGGAATTATTGCTTCAAATACCGTTCGTGCTGTTGTTGAATTAGCAGGTTATACTGATATTTCAACCAAAACTTATGGTTCAAGAACAAAACAAAATATTGTTCATGCCACTGTTAATGCCCTTAAAAAATTAAGAACAGTTGAAGAAATTGCAAAATTACGTGACATTGAATTAGATGTTTTATTAGATAAATAA
- the rplO gene encoding 50S ribosomal protein L15 encodes MKLHTLKATQGARKQKTRVGRGHAAGKGKQAGRGQSGQTKRSTVRLGFEGGQLPLFRRIPKRGFNNVNHVEYQIVNLFSLQKKFNENEIVSYETLAAKNLIKGKLPVKILGKGILTKKLIVSIPNLSQSAKEAIEKAGGKIEVQ; translated from the coding sequence ATGAAATTACATACACTAAAAGCAACACAAGGTGCACGTAAGCAAAAAACTCGTGTTGGTCGTGGTCATGCGGCTGGCAAGGGAAAACAAGCTGGTCGAGGACAAAGTGGACAAACAAAAAGAAGTACAGTAAGATTAGGTTTTGAAGGTGGGCAATTACCATTATTCAGAAGAATTCCAAAACGTGGTTTTAATAATGTTAACCATGTTGAATATCAAATTGTAAACTTATTTTCATTGCAAAAAAAATTCAATGAAAATGAAATCGTTTCTTATGAAACATTAGCTGCAAAAAACCTAATTAAAGGGAAATTGCCTGTTAAAATTTTAGGAAAGGGAATTTTAACTAAAAAATTAATAGTTTCAATTCCAAATCTTTCGCAATCAGCTAAAGAAGCGATTGAGAAAGCAGGAGGAAAAATCGAGGTTCAATAA
- the secY gene encoding preprotein translocase subunit SecY: MAKKIKVEKEISNKKLERKLAIDKYFVKRRNTWSEWWKNHNLFKKILFTLFIIALFLAAGTITLPGVDLAHTDKLNQGDFFGILNLVGGGGLRRFSIVALGIGPFISSSLVMMILQTKIFPPIYRLSQSGPIGRIKINFITYSVTLFFAIFQAILITRALLNPTDNFGIRFSPNIAKTMGETGALFYEWFIIPLLLVAGSFFSLFLSEQITNKGVGNGTSLIIFVGIASSLIPTFRQAFEYYMPSVKNNNAIILKETLNFVVYLLAYLLVIFIVTFFSLAERRIPIQQVGAGLSKTEKELSYLPIKANPAGIMSVIFSMMILSLPTMIASLFNPDTSRYYQWVYANLQLTQPLGFFLFVIITFGLTILMGIQQSKIDKISEDFAKSSTFIPGIRPGEQTETYLLNVVLRLSFFSAGYLIILGALQFIQQMFGMPAPISFGGTTIMILVSTAIETVQQIQARYKSQELARKRRMIKELKEVYGEEENLIW, from the coding sequence ATGGCTAAAAAAATAAAAGTGGAAAAGGAAATATCTAACAAAAAACTTGAACGTAAATTAGCAATTGACAAGTATTTTGTTAAAAGAAGAAATACGTGATCAGAATGATGAAAAAATCATAATCTTTTCAAAAAGATTTTGTTTACTTTGTTTATTATTGCCCTTTTCTTGGCAGCAGGAACAATTACGCTGCCAGGTGTTGATTTAGCTCATACAGACAAATTGAACCAAGGAGATTTCTTTGGAATCTTAAACTTAGTTGGCGGTGGGGGATTAAGAAGATTTTCGATTGTGGCACTCGGGATTGGACCATTTATTTCTTCATCCTTAGTGATGATGATTTTGCAAACAAAAATCTTCCCCCCAATTTATCGACTAAGTCAATCAGGACCGATTGGTCGAATTAAAATTAATTTTATAACTTATTCAGTGACTTTGTTTTTTGCGATTTTTCAAGCAATTTTAATAACAAGAGCACTGCTTAATCCGACTGATAATTTTGGAATTCGCTTTTCACCAAATATTGCCAAAACAATGGGTGAAACTGGCGCGCTTTTTTATGAGTGATTTATCATTCCATTATTATTAGTTGCTGGATCATTTTTCTCATTATTTTTATCAGAACAAATTACAAATAAAGGTGTGGGGAATGGAACTAGTTTAATTATTTTTGTCGGCATTGCAAGTTCATTAATTCCAACATTTAGACAAGCATTTGAATATTACATGCCATCCGTCAAAAATAATAATGCAATCATTTTAAAAGAAACACTAAATTTTGTTGTTTATTTATTAGCATATTTATTAGTAATTTTCATTGTGACATTTTTTAGCTTAGCTGAAAGAAGAATTCCAATCCAACAAGTTGGTGCTGGATTATCAAAAACTGAAAAAGAATTAAGTTACTTACCAATCAAAGCAAACCCAGCTGGGATTATGTCAGTAATTTTTTCAATGATGATTTTATCACTCCCAACAATGATTGCGAGTTTGTTTAACCCTGATACAAGTCGCTATTACCAATGAGTTTATGCCAATTTACAATTAACCCAACCTCTTGGCTTTTTCTTATTCGTAATCATTACTTTTGGGTTAACAATTTTAATGGGAATCCAACAATCAAAAATTGACAAAATTAGTGAAGATTTTGCCAAAAGTAGTACGTTTATTCCTGGAATTAGACCAGGAGAACAAACAGAGACTTATTTATTAAATGTTGTTTTAAGATTGTCATTCTTTTCAGCTGGTTATTTAATTATTTTGGGCGCGTTGCAATTTATTCAACAAATGTTTGGTATGCCAGCCCCAATTTCATTTGGTGGAACAACAATTATGATTCTTGTTTCAACAGCAATTGAAACAGTACAACAAATTCAAGCAAGATATAAATCACAAGAACTTGCAAGAAAAAGAAGAATGATTAAAGAATTAAAAGAAGTGTATGGAGAGGAAGAAAATCTAATATGATAA